In Amycolatopsis sp. EV170708-02-1, the following are encoded in one genomic region:
- a CDS encoding short chain dehydrogenase: MKILVVGATGTIGAAVSAALTARGHTVLAASRSGEFPVDVERPATLDALFAAEPGIEHVVCCAGSGSLVPVDAGGDEEFTHGLQGKLLGQVFLLRHAVPHLPDGGSVTLTAGRIPETLRGSAFGVLTNAGLEAFVAAAARELPRGLRVNAVSPGWVSETLAALGEPEGGTPAADVARSYVESVENADLTGRTLTP, translated from the coding sequence ATGAAGATCCTCGTGGTCGGTGCCACCGGGACGATCGGGGCCGCGGTCTCGGCCGCGCTCACCGCGCGCGGGCACACCGTGCTCGCCGCGTCCCGCTCCGGTGAGTTCCCGGTGGACGTCGAGCGACCCGCCACGCTCGACGCGCTCTTCGCCGCCGAGCCGGGTATCGAGCACGTCGTGTGCTGCGCGGGGAGCGGTTCGCTGGTCCCGGTCGACGCCGGCGGCGACGAAGAGTTCACCCATGGCCTGCAAGGGAAACTGCTCGGACAGGTGTTCCTGCTGCGGCACGCCGTCCCGCATCTGCCGGACGGCGGCTCGGTCACGCTGACCGCGGGCCGGATCCCGGAAACGTTGCGCGGCAGCGCTTTCGGCGTCCTGACCAACGCCGGTCTCGAAGCGTTCGTCGCCGCGGCGGCCCGCGAACTGCCGCGCGGCCTCCGCGTCAACGCCGTCAGCCCCGGCTGGGTGAGCGAAACACTCGCGGCGCTCGGTGAACCGGAAGGCGGCACCCCGGCGGCCGACGTCGCGCGCAGCTACGTCGAGAGCGTGGAGAACGCGGACCTCACCGGACGGACGTTGACCCCGTGA